DNA from Microaerobacter geothermalis:
ACAGGTTGAATCTTTGCAGCATTATATTTTGGCGGAAGATAAGGGAATCGAGGGTGAAGGGGAAGGAGGAACATTGGCTTATGAAGAGTTACTTCATGATCAGACTCCTGAACCTCTCAGGCCAGATAATATTACCGAAGAGGATATCGCCGGCTTGTTTTACACAGGCGGCACAACAGGACGCTCCAAAGGGGTCATGTTATCCCATAAAAATCTGGTGAGCAATGCTTATCATGCCTCCATTCTCCTGCAGTATTCGGAAGAAACCAGTTATCTTCATGCGGGGCCCATGTTTCATTTGGCAGATGGAGCATCCACTTTTGCTGTAACCTTAGTCGGAGGGACCCATGTTCATATTCGAATGTTTCATCCCAAAGGGGTTTTGGAAGTTCTGGAGAGGGACCGTCCCAATTCATGCCTGCTTGTTCCAACCATGTTAAACATGCTGGTAAACTATCCTGAATTTGATCAATTCGATACCTCATCCTTAACCAAGATTTTATATGGTGCATCCCCCATGCCGGTGGAAGTCTTGAAGACGGCGGCAAAGAAAATGCCCCAGCTCCAATTTTTTCAGGCCTATGGGATGACGGAAGCCTCACCAATCTTGACAATCCTTCCAGCCAAATATCACGTGATCGGAGGATCGGAAAAGGATGAACGCCGTTTGACCTCCTGCGGGCAAAGTGTCATTGGTGTTGAAGTCCGCTGCGTAGATCCGGAAGGCAGGGATGTTCCACCGGGTGAAGTGGGAGAAATTATTGCCAGAGGGCCTAACATCATGAAAGGATACTGGAACCTTCCGGAAGAAACAGCGGCTGCCCTAAGGGACGGCTGGTATTACTCCGGAGATCTGGCAACGGTAGATGAGGATAATTTCTACTACATCGTCGATCGCAAAAAAGATATGATCATCACCGGCGGAGAAAATGTATATTCAGTTGAAGTGGAAAACGTGTTATACACCCATCCCGGCATCCTGGAAGCTGCGGTTATCGGTGTCCCTGACGAAAAATGGGGTGAAGTGGTAAAAGCGGTTGTGGTAAAAAAGCCTGGAAAAGACGTGTCGGAAGAAGATATCCTCAATCTTTGCAAGCAGTACCTGGCCAATTACAAGGTTCCCAAAAGCATTCAATTTGTTGATGAACTGCCAAAGAGCGGAGCTGGAAAGATTTTGAAAAGACATATCAGGGATCAGTATTGGAAAGGTCAAAAACGTAAAGTGAATTAAAAAATAATAGATTGGAGAGAAGGGAGAAAATGAAAGGAATCCTTGCTTATGGAGCATATATTCCATTTCATCGTTTAAAGAAGAAAACGATCGCCGAAGCCTATGGAGAAAAAGCAGTTCCAGGAGAAAAAGCGGTAGCCAATTTTGACGAGGACAGTCTTTCTATGGGGGTTGAGGCATCTTTGGATTGTTTAAAAAACAGGGATGATCTTGCCTCACAGATCGAGGCCGTTTACTTCGCCACCACCACCCCTTCCTATGATGAAAAACAAGGCGCTGTTACCATTGCAGCTGCCTTGGATTTGCCGAGAGAGATTCGCACAGCCGATATAGGACATAGTCTTCGGGCTTCTTCTACGGCACTCCTGGAAGCCTTGGATTATGTATCTGTTCATGGAAAATCTGCCTTGGTTATTTCTTCAGACTGTCGTTTGGGAGGAGCCCAGGGGATGGTGGAACAGATGGTCGGGGATGGTGCGGGAGCTCTTTTGGTTGGAACTGGGGATGAAGTCATCGCAAACGTTCTAGCCACTTATAGTAATTCCTTGGAGCATGTGGGACAATGGCGCAGCCATGGCGAATCCTTTGTGCGTAATTGGGAAGACCGCTTTATTCAAACCATATATATGGAAACCATCCGTAAGACGATCCTAGGGTTGACAGAAAAAAGCGGGATTCGACCGGAGGAAATAAACAAAGTGATTATCACGGGGCCTCATGCCAGAGCCCAACTTTCAGCGGCTAGGGTTCTCGGTTTAAACCAGGATCAATTCGTCCAGGGACTCGAATTGGAAGTGGGTCACACCGGAACTGCCCAGGGGCCTATGATGCTCATTTCCGTTCTTGAACAGGCAAATCCAAGGGATAAAATTCTGTATTTAGGATATGGAGAAGGTTGTGATGCGGTTCTGTTTGAAGTGACTGAACGGATTCTGCAGTTTGTAAAGCCTTTGGGAATAAAGGGTCATCTGGAACATAAAGACGACTCTTTATTATACACGCATTACCTGAAGTGGAAGGGCATGCTTCCCCTTGAGCCAGGCAGACGGCCTGAACCCTCCCGTCCTTCTGCGCCGGCAATGCAAAGAAACTACCATCAGAATTTGGTGTTATACGGTTCCAAGTGTACGATGTGCGGAACCCCGCAATTCCCTAAACAGCGGGTATGTACAGTCTGTCAGGCCAAAGACCAGATGGAGGACTACCGATTTTACGGAAAAAAGGCAAGGGTAACGACCTATACCATCGATTACCTGGCCCTTTCATTAGCCCCTCCAACCATTTTCGCCGTGATTGATTTCGAAGGGGGAGGACGAATGTTGACAGAAGTCACGGATTGTACGCCAGGGGAAATAGACATTGGGTTGGAAGTGGACATGACTTTTCGCCGATTGTATCATTCCGGGGGAATTCATAACTATTTTTGGAAAGCAAAGCCAAAACGGTGAGGAGGAGTGAAGATGAGCAAAAAAGGAATCTGCGATCAAGTTGCCGTGATTGGAATGGGTTGCACCAGATTTGCAGAGCATTGGGACAAAAGTGTGGATGACCTTCTTGTTGAAGCGGCCTATGAAGCATTTGACGATGCCGGAATCGCTCCGACCGATATTGACGCGGCCTGGCTGGGGACAATGGATTCCGGATATGCCGGAATGACCTTGTCTGGAGCATTAAAAACTCAGTATATCCCGGTTACCCGGGTTGAAAACATGTGCGCAACCGGTTCGGAAGCTTTTCGCAATGCCTGTTATGCCGTGGCCTCCGGGGCCTATGATCTGGTGTTGGCTATTGGGGTGGAAAAACTGAAAGATTCTGGATACAGCGGATTGGTATTAAATGAAAAGCCGGGAGATGGAACAGCCCTTAACATCACCGCCCCTGCTGCTTTCTCTTTTATTGCACCGGCGTATTTTAACAAATATGACATTGACCCCAAACAGGGAAAAGAGGTATTAACACGGATTGCATGGAAAAATCACAAGAACGGTTCCCTGAATCCGAAGGCCCAGTATCGAAGTGAGGTGCCCATGGAGAAAATCGCCAAGTCCCCGATGGTTGCTGCTCCCCTTGGTGTAATGGATTGTTCAGGTGTGGCAGATGGTGCAGCTGCAGCCATCATTGTTCGAACAGAGGATGCCCGTAAATATCGGAAGGACCCGATGTATGTGAAAGCATTATCCATTGCCGCAGGACCGGGAGACGGCCGCCTTCGTCAGGATTTTGACTTTACCTCCATTCGT
Protein-coding regions in this window:
- a CDS encoding long-chain-fatty-acid--CoA ligase; translation: MILTKGLMGSAKNKANKLAIVDGNHRYTYGEFADRVSQLKKGIKELGVEKGDRVGILMLNSFRYLELFYAVTAIGAVVVPLNVRLSVPELTFVLNDAGAKVLFLHREFLPILTQLKEQVESLQHYILAEDKGIEGEGEGGTLAYEELLHDQTPEPLRPDNITEEDIAGLFYTGGTTGRSKGVMLSHKNLVSNAYHASILLQYSEETSYLHAGPMFHLADGASTFAVTLVGGTHVHIRMFHPKGVLEVLERDRPNSCLLVPTMLNMLVNYPEFDQFDTSSLTKILYGASPMPVEVLKTAAKKMPQLQFFQAYGMTEASPILTILPAKYHVIGGSEKDERRLTSCGQSVIGVEVRCVDPEGRDVPPGEVGEIIARGPNIMKGYWNLPEETAAALRDGWYYSGDLATVDEDNFYYIVDRKKDMIITGGENVYSVEVENVLYTHPGILEAAVIGVPDEKWGEVVKAVVVKKPGKDVSEEDILNLCKQYLANYKVPKSIQFVDELPKSGAGKILKRHIRDQYWKGQKRKVN
- a CDS encoding OB-fold domain-containing protein, whose protein sequence is MKGILAYGAYIPFHRLKKKTIAEAYGEKAVPGEKAVANFDEDSLSMGVEASLDCLKNRDDLASQIEAVYFATTTPSYDEKQGAVTIAAALDLPREIRTADIGHSLRASSTALLEALDYVSVHGKSALVISSDCRLGGAQGMVEQMVGDGAGALLVGTGDEVIANVLATYSNSLEHVGQWRSHGESFVRNWEDRFIQTIYMETIRKTILGLTEKSGIRPEEINKVIITGPHARAQLSAARVLGLNQDQFVQGLELEVGHTGTAQGPMMLISVLEQANPRDKILYLGYGEGCDAVLFEVTERILQFVKPLGIKGHLEHKDDSLLYTHYLKWKGMLPLEPGRRPEPSRPSAPAMQRNYHQNLVLYGSKCTMCGTPQFPKQRVCTVCQAKDQMEDYRFYGKKARVTTYTIDYLALSLAPPTIFAVIDFEGGGRMLTEVTDCTPGEIDIGLEVDMTFRRLYHSGGIHNYFWKAKPKR
- a CDS encoding acetyl-CoA acetyltransferase, yielding MSKKGICDQVAVIGMGCTRFAEHWDKSVDDLLVEAAYEAFDDAGIAPTDIDAAWLGTMDSGYAGMTLSGALKTQYIPVTRVENMCATGSEAFRNACYAVASGAYDLVLAIGVEKLKDSGYSGLVLNEKPGDGTALNITAPAAFSFIAPAYFNKYDIDPKQGKEVLTRIAWKNHKNGSLNPKAQYRSEVPMEKIAKSPMVAAPLGVMDCSGVADGAAAAIIVRTEDARKYRKDPMYVKALSIAAGPGDGRLRQDFDFTSIRENIAAATDAYRQAGITNPRKQIDMAEVHDCFTPTELVIYEDLGFSQRGHGWKDVLNGVFDLDGELPVNPDGGLKSFGHPIGASGLRMLYEMYLQFQGRAGKRQLSDPKIGLTHNLGGFPWQCVSFVSIVGKELS